A genomic segment from Candidatus Brocadia sinica JPN1 encodes:
- a CDS encoding TolC family protein, with translation MGKFKNTIVFGLVVVCLLVAGCQATKNIESSAIKPMPESFANTKDSTNSATIDWRQFFSDSALIDLIDIALKNNLDVLMTLQKIEIARADLRLRKGALLPEISGGGSVSQRRFGRYTMDGAGNRATEITPGRMVPDDLPDYYIGLQTTWEMDIWGKLRNKKKAAFARYLGSIEGKNIVLTNLISEIAITYYELLSLDTELEIIRETIKLQENALSIVTIQKQAAAANELAVQQFDAQLLNSRALEVEVLQRITVSENRINYLLGRFPQPIIRKKSILPKEIPAQVKVGIPSDLLENRPDIKQAEFELMATKADVKSAKKAFYPSFNITGAMGFQAFNTSYLFRSPESIAYTAIGSLTVPLINRSAIQAQFKTAQAKQIEALYNYQKTIINGYIEVYNEMNNIKNLERAYNLTTKKVTALTQSIEISSELFKTGRANYLEVLITQQNALQSKLELVSTKQQQFNASVNIYKALGGGWR, from the coding sequence ATGGGAAAATTTAAAAATACAATAGTTTTTGGACTTGTGGTTGTATGCTTACTTGTGGCAGGTTGTCAGGCAACAAAAAATATTGAAAGCAGTGCCATAAAACCAATGCCTGAGTCATTTGCAAACACGAAAGATTCAACAAATTCAGCAACGATTGACTGGCGACAGTTTTTCTCTGATAGTGCATTAATTGATTTGATTGATATTGCCTTGAAAAATAACCTGGATGTGTTGATGACCTTGCAAAAAATCGAAATTGCACGGGCAGATTTAAGGTTGCGCAAAGGGGCTTTGTTGCCAGAAATTTCCGGTGGTGGTTCTGTTTCTCAAAGAAGATTCGGGCGTTACACAATGGATGGAGCCGGAAACAGGGCAACTGAGATTACCCCCGGGCGCATGGTGCCTGACGATCTTCCCGATTATTATATCGGTTTGCAAACAACATGGGAAATGGATATTTGGGGCAAACTCCGCAACAAGAAGAAAGCTGCATTTGCCCGTTATCTTGGGAGCATTGAAGGGAAAAACATCGTGCTTACCAATTTAATTTCAGAGATAGCAATTACCTATTACGAATTATTAAGTTTAGATACCGAATTAGAAATTATCAGAGAAACCATCAAGCTACAGGAAAACGCGCTTTCCATTGTTACCATTCAAAAACAAGCTGCCGCGGCCAATGAGTTGGCGGTACAGCAGTTTGATGCGCAATTGCTGAATTCAAGGGCTTTGGAAGTAGAAGTTCTCCAGAGAATTACCGTGAGTGAAAACAGAATAAATTATTTATTGGGTAGATTTCCACAACCGATTATCCGTAAAAAATCAATCCTTCCAAAAGAAATTCCTGCTCAGGTAAAGGTCGGTATTCCATCAGATTTGCTAGAAAACAGGCCCGATATAAAACAAGCTGAGTTTGAATTGATGGCCACAAAAGCGGATGTAAAATCGGCAAAGAAGGCATTTTACCCTTCCTTTAACATTACGGGGGCAATGGGGTTTCAGGCTTTTAATACCTCGTATTTGTTTAGATCACCCGAATCCATTGCATATACAGCAATTGGTAGTTTAACCGTCCCGCTAATTAACCGGAGTGCAATTCAGGCGCAATTTAAGACTGCACAGGCCAAACAGATAGAGGCGTTGTACAATTATCAAAAAACAATTATTAATGGTTACATAGAAGTATATAATGAAATGAATAATATTAAGAATTTGGAACGGGCATACAACCTTACAACCAAAAAAGTGACTGCGTTAACTCAATCAATAGAAATATCGTCGGAACTATTCAAAACTGGCAGGGCAAATTACCTAGAGGTATTAATAACACAACAAAATGCCCTTCAATCGAAATTAGAATTAGTAAGCACCAAACAGCAGCAATTTAATGCCAGTGTAAATATTTATAAGGCACTTGGTGGCGGCTGGAGATAG
- a CDS encoding DUF2149 domain-containing protein translates to MRYLKKRRRVIGKEADLHQEDPMSGVANLFDVGVVFIVGLIGALISAYSLLDFLSPKTEITMVRKNDTGQVEIVTKKGKQIRIEKVTDKNLQGEGTRLGTAYRLKDGKVIYVPEGEAEK, encoded by the coding sequence ATGAGATATCTTAAGAAAAGACGACGGGTAATCGGAAAGGAAGCCGATCTCCATCAGGAAGATCCTATGTCGGGTGTAGCCAATCTTTTTGATGTAGGAGTAGTCTTTATTGTGGGTCTTATTGGCGCATTAATTAGCGCCTACAGCCTGCTTGACTTCCTCTCACCAAAAACAGAAATTACCATGGTCAGGAAAAACGACACTGGTCAGGTAGAGATTGTTACCAAAAAGGGCAAACAGATAAGAATTGAAAAAGTTACCGATAAGAATTTACAGGGAGAAGGCACTCGACTGGGGACAGCTTATCGACTAAAAGATGGAAAGGTAATCTATGTACCAGAAGGTGAGGCAGAGAAGTAA
- a CDS encoding MotA/TolQ/ExbB proton channel family protein produces MNLLTLLQTILSVLSSAMLYPVIILLVVFFFLMMITMGGFVSEYWERKKQTRRQEPKEFVESLLEQEQNNEYILHGTFRETQEMPFYFREYFRELVNELKKNNCSREVRIEYLLQSMEQKMVKDLDNLRLLIRVGPTLGLMGTIIPMGPALSALSQGDLEKLSSNIIIAFTTTVVGLAIGIIAYFLSMIKNRWIHEDIKNLEYFTECIMEKGGIVYRSAPRD; encoded by the coding sequence ATGAATCTTCTCACTCTATTACAAACCATTCTTTCTGTCCTTTCATCAGCGATGCTTTATCCCGTCATAATTTTATTGGTAGTTTTTTTCTTTTTGATGATGATAACCATGGGAGGATTTGTCTCAGAATATTGGGAACGGAAGAAACAAACCCGCAGGCAGGAACCAAAGGAATTCGTAGAATCTCTTCTGGAACAGGAACAGAATAATGAATATATCCTGCATGGAACATTTCGGGAAACCCAGGAGATGCCATTTTATTTTAGGGAATACTTTAGAGAACTTGTCAACGAACTAAAAAAGAATAATTGCAGCAGAGAGGTTCGCATAGAATATCTATTGCAAAGTATGGAACAAAAAATGGTTAAAGATCTGGATAACCTCCGGCTCCTGATCCGTGTAGGCCCTACTCTTGGGTTGATGGGGACGATAATCCCGATGGGTCCGGCATTGTCGGCATTATCTCAAGGAGATCTTGAAAAGCTGTCGAGCAATATCATCATTGCCTTTACAACAACGGTCGTAGGATTGGCGATTGGAATCATTGCCTATTTTCTTTCTATGATAAAAAACAGGTGGATTCATGAGGATATAAAGAATCTTGAGTATTTTACGGAATGTATTATGGAAAAGGGAGGAATAGTTTACCGCAGCGCGCCGAGGGATTAG
- a CDS encoding cobaltochelatase subunit CobN: MKRHMLTILLALLFSFQHISFAHEGHLHEEHHHEHGVKYTCIVGDYMTSSVVKTMKAIWQDYPFLKDRVTFEIISKTDLESGFNPNEILDSNLILFDVHGIRISTPTQSGFDFEVLKEVIDRGATVLAVGETAGLDSQYAAIGLTYDKEIRSYLRYSSTGNFKNMILLSLKKYLPFPELTANPPKEGLKMAYYHYQRDEKLFETFEEYQNWYRDAGYVKENAEWVAILTYSSFYEQGQASVEDELIRTIEEKGFNAFVAFGYPEDAVIEKLLVDSKGGSRVSGILSFLFRFSDFKAPDSLEKCGIPVVNLITVYGKDGKTWENDPEGLSSLEVSWQLAIPEIAGLIQPTVVSYRIREKDDETGFFVEQRKPIPERIDRAVDRIRAWINLQRKNNLEKKVALLYWNYPPGKQHIGASYLNVFASIENVLKMMKGNGYDVGNETMDKEILLENSLRYGKNVGNWAPGELDGMVRNGKCVLLPLEEYQRWARSLPANFMKDVHKDWGTVEESNVMMWTDPKQKKKYMVIPAIRRGNVVILPQPVRGWLQDKEALYHSKDLSPHHQYVGAYLWLKHGFGADAVIHFGTHGTHEWLPGKSNGLSGDDPPEALIQDLPVMYPYIVDDVGEGLVAKRRGAAVVIDHMIPPLKKGGLYHEYAELEELIGDHDRALEQDAALARQYMENIIKKVKDLGLEKDIEISEYLNIDTQSDDQHRFGHEVIHKIGEYLQELKQLNMPYGLHTFGNAPDELLRTSTIQAIKEVIKDIPAHELDKNIQEGAKRELSNLVKAMNGQYIPTGTGNDPVRNPNSLPTGKNFYAFNPDKIPKKEAWQVGVKLTQELLDDYRAKNNEKYPEKLSFVIWGTETIHHEGVLESQILYLLGVEPIWNEWGKVTGIKIIPKEKLGRPRIDIVVSSAAEEMFGQLTQYIDQAVQMVKGLDEKDNQIQQHIKEVTGRLIQKGWPQKKAEQYAAVRIFDEAPGRYDLNVSRIVSASGSWEDDSVVADEYLKRMSYGYGNGLWGEPMEDVYKMVLSGTRMVVHSCSTNLYGTVDNDDFFMYAGGPAAAIRKLDGKSPELVITNMMNPARPEMTPIDRMMGMELRSRYWNPEWIEGMKKEGFEGANKMAEFVENMWGWQVTVPETMDSARWEETFEVYVEDKYGMDLKEFFSKKNPYAYQAVTARMLETIRKGYWQPTEKIKQTLAKEYMTTVIEHGVACCVQTCNNPAFQHYATDILNTPGLVTPDTLIQYAEVLKTATGKLLNERKTEMDRIVQVQASMSKPDPGSIEQRKDTGQTQDKEKIEKADEWKSEDEDAGKAEIVKGLEMKEIKTNERNLSVTKFDKPWIVIVVVVGCICFFVYGWIGKGLRN, from the coding sequence ATGAAAAGACATATGTTGACAATCCTGCTTGCCTTGCTCTTTTCTTTTCAACACATTTCCTTTGCCCACGAAGGGCACCTTCACGAAGAGCATCATCACGAACATGGTGTGAAATACACCTGTATTGTAGGGGACTATATGACCTCAAGTGTTGTCAAGACAATGAAAGCGATCTGGCAAGATTACCCCTTTCTTAAAGACCGGGTCACGTTTGAAATCATCAGCAAAACCGATCTTGAATCGGGATTTAATCCGAACGAGATTCTGGATTCAAATCTTATTTTATTTGATGTGCACGGTATCCGTATCTCCACACCTACTCAATCAGGCTTTGATTTTGAAGTATTAAAGGAGGTAATTGACCGTGGCGCAACAGTTCTTGCCGTTGGTGAAACAGCCGGGTTGGATTCACAATATGCAGCCATAGGATTAACATACGATAAAGAAATCCGCTCATATTTACGGTATTCAAGCACCGGGAATTTTAAGAATATGATCCTGCTTTCATTAAAGAAATATTTACCTTTCCCGGAACTTACTGCCAATCCGCCCAAAGAAGGATTAAAGATGGCCTATTATCATTACCAACGGGATGAAAAACTCTTTGAGACATTCGAGGAATATCAGAATTGGTATCGAGATGCAGGCTACGTGAAAGAAAATGCAGAATGGGTAGCAATCCTGACATACTCATCATTTTATGAGCAAGGACAGGCATCTGTTGAAGATGAACTGATCCGTACCATTGAAGAAAAGGGATTCAATGCCTTTGTAGCATTTGGCTATCCTGAGGATGCTGTTATTGAGAAATTATTAGTCGATTCCAAAGGGGGTTCACGAGTTTCTGGCATACTGTCTTTTCTCTTTCGTTTTTCAGATTTCAAAGCTCCAGACTCCCTGGAAAAATGCGGGATACCTGTGGTTAATTTGATTACCGTTTACGGAAAGGATGGAAAGACGTGGGAGAACGATCCCGAAGGTTTGAGTTCTTTGGAGGTAAGCTGGCAGTTGGCTATTCCAGAAATTGCCGGTCTTATACAACCTACGGTCGTTTCATATCGAATTCGTGAAAAAGATGATGAAACAGGCTTTTTTGTCGAACAACGAAAACCCATACCTGAGCGTATTGATCGGGCTGTCGACCGTATAAGGGCCTGGATCAATTTACAGAGAAAAAACAACCTGGAGAAAAAGGTAGCCCTGTTGTATTGGAATTATCCACCAGGGAAGCAACATATCGGCGCCAGTTACCTGAATGTCTTCGCCAGTATTGAGAATGTGTTAAAGATGATGAAGGGAAATGGATATGACGTTGGCAATGAAACCATGGATAAAGAGATACTGCTTGAAAATTCCCTAAGATACGGGAAAAACGTTGGGAATTGGGCACCAGGCGAACTTGACGGGATGGTAAGGAACGGGAAATGTGTATTGCTGCCTCTGGAAGAGTATCAAAGGTGGGCGAGGAGTTTACCGGCAAATTTTATGAAAGACGTTCATAAGGATTGGGGAACGGTTGAAGAATCCAATGTGATGATGTGGACTGACCCGAAGCAAAAGAAGAAATATATGGTTATTCCCGCAATAAGGCGGGGAAACGTTGTTATCCTTCCCCAGCCGGTAAGGGGCTGGCTGCAGGATAAAGAAGCCTTGTACCATAGTAAAGACCTGTCCCCTCACCATCAATATGTAGGGGCATATTTATGGCTGAAGCATGGCTTTGGCGCAGATGCGGTAATTCATTTCGGCACACATGGCACACATGAATGGCTGCCAGGGAAAAGCAACGGTCTTTCTGGTGATGATCCACCGGAGGCGTTGATTCAGGATTTGCCGGTCATGTATCCTTACATCGTAGACGATGTTGGTGAAGGGCTTGTCGCAAAACGGCGGGGAGCAGCCGTCGTTATAGATCACATGATTCCTCCTTTAAAAAAGGGTGGACTTTATCACGAGTATGCCGAACTTGAAGAGCTGATCGGTGACCATGACCGGGCACTGGAACAGGATGCCGCACTTGCAAGGCAATACATGGAAAATATTATAAAAAAGGTAAAAGATTTGGGACTTGAGAAAGATATAGAAATTAGCGAGTATTTGAATATTGATACTCAAAGCGATGACCAGCATAGGTTTGGTCACGAAGTCATTCATAAAATAGGAGAGTATCTTCAGGAATTGAAGCAGCTTAATATGCCTTACGGATTGCATACATTCGGTAATGCACCGGATGAATTGCTTCGTACATCCACCATTCAGGCGATAAAAGAGGTTATCAAAGATATCCCTGCCCATGAATTGGACAAAAACATCCAGGAAGGGGCAAAGCGGGAATTGTCCAATTTGGTTAAGGCCATGAATGGACAATATATACCAACGGGAACCGGAAATGACCCCGTAAGAAATCCAAATTCACTGCCTACGGGGAAAAACTTTTATGCCTTTAATCCGGATAAGATACCCAAAAAAGAGGCCTGGCAGGTGGGCGTCAAATTGACTCAAGAACTACTCGATGATTATCGGGCGAAAAATAACGAGAAATATCCTGAGAAATTGTCCTTTGTTATATGGGGTACCGAAACGATACACCACGAAGGGGTACTGGAATCCCAGATCCTTTATTTATTGGGGGTTGAGCCCATTTGGAATGAATGGGGGAAGGTAACGGGGATTAAGATCATACCGAAAGAGAAGTTGGGCCGTCCAAGAATTGACATCGTCGTTTCTTCGGCGGCAGAAGAGATGTTTGGACAGTTGACCCAATACATCGACCAGGCCGTTCAAATGGTAAAAGGACTTGATGAAAAAGACAACCAGATTCAACAACATATCAAGGAAGTAACCGGGAGGCTGATTCAAAAAGGCTGGCCGCAAAAGAAGGCCGAACAATACGCAGCGGTTAGAATCTTTGATGAAGCCCCTGGGCGTTATGATCTGAATGTCTCACGCATCGTAAGCGCAAGTGGAAGTTGGGAAGACGATTCTGTCGTAGCGGATGAATATCTGAAACGGATGAGTTATGGGTATGGGAACGGTTTGTGGGGAGAACCCATGGAGGATGTCTATAAAATGGTGCTAAGCGGAACCAGAATGGTTGTTCATAGCTGTTCTACCAACCTGTACGGGACTGTTGATAATGATGACTTTTTCATGTACGCAGGGGGGCCGGCGGCTGCAATCAGGAAATTGGATGGAAAGTCACCTGAATTGGTAATTACTAACATGATGAATCCAGCCAGGCCGGAAATGACCCCGATCGACAGGATGATGGGTATGGAACTACGGTCACGCTATTGGAATCCGGAATGGATTGAAGGGATGAAGAAGGAAGGTTTTGAAGGGGCAAATAAGATGGCTGAATTTGTTGAAAACATGTGGGGCTGGCAGGTCACTGTACCAGAGACAATGGACTCTGCCCGTTGGGAAGAGACGTTTGAAGTTTATGTCGAGGATAAATACGGAATGGATTTGAAGGAATTTTTCAGTAAGAAAAACCCTTATGCGTATCAAGCCGTTACGGCCAGAATGCTGGAGACGATACGAAAAGGTTACTGGCAGCCTACGGAAAAAATCAAACAAACCCTGGCGAAGGAATACATGACAACGGTAATAGAACACGGTGTAGCCTGCTGTGTGCAAACCTGCAACAACCCAGCCTTCCAGCACTATGCAACGGATATTTTGAATACCCCTGGTCTCGTAACTCCAGATACCTTGATTCAGTATGCAGAGGTCTTAAAAACAGCTACCGGTAAGTTGCTAAACGAACGAAAGACAGAGATGGACAGGATCGTTCAAGTTCAGGCGTCTATGTCAAAACCTGACCCGGGAAGTATTGAACAGAGAAAGGATACCGGACAAACACAGGATAAAGAGAAGATTGAAAAGGCCGATGAGTGGAAATCAGAGGATGAAGATGCTGGAAAGGCCGAAATAGTCAAAGGATTGGAGATGAAAGAGATAAAAACGAATGAAAGGAACCTAAGCGTTACTAAATTTGATAAACCATGGATTGTCATTGTCGTCGTGGTGGGCTGTATCTGTTTTTTCGTTTACGGATGGATAGGAAAAGGCCTTCGAAATTAA
- a CDS encoding DUF4430 domain-containing protein produces MNHVKRILGIFIVFVLLPATYGASQLVTVEIDYGGLQQSRKVEIPWKQGITALEALQSVAKIETQKHEEYFLVISIDNIIMKIGNRAWYYNINGKRATSFANQCILSEGDSMRWEYTKDVCTHNKEEQK; encoded by the coding sequence ATGAACCACGTAAAAAGAATATTAGGAATATTTATTGTTTTTGTGCTTTTGCCGGCTACATACGGTGCCAGCCAGCTTGTAACCGTAGAAATTGACTACGGAGGGCTGCAACAGAGTCGTAAAGTGGAGATACCATGGAAACAGGGTATTACTGCCCTGGAGGCGCTTCAATCTGTTGCAAAGATCGAAACGCAAAAGCATGAGGAATATTTTTTGGTTATATCTATTGATAATATAATTATGAAAATTGGAAACAGGGCGTGGTATTACAACATCAACGGTAAACGTGCAACATCCTTTGCCAATCAATGTATTCTCAGTGAGGGTGACTCTATGAGGTGGGAATACACAAAGGATGTTTGTACCCATAATAAGGAAGAGCAAAAATGA
- a CDS encoding TonB-dependent receptor plug domain-containing protein → MNTILSILISEGKERIQMKYVFIMLMIILAHNFYCKTALAGEISEPVPRKPLLEERFIIRIPDKEEIPAFVKETKSEEEIELKEAMHPQPEEEKNSPEETKREPLPPVAENEPLSQDQTPSPEIPKDDLSPDEQNKDKEETVITPTRTKQLLKNVGSSLSVVTQKEIENSKAPLLIDVLRQLPGLEVTRTQGIGGTTSLFIRGASAAQTLVFVDGVQMNSPTTGAFDFANLTTDNIERVEVLRGPQSTLYGSEAIGGVINIITKKGSGDTKVTVGTEYGMHDSFRETIHISGGKEKFDYSAGASYLKTHGISAASSGSEEDGYDNFTGSSRLGWNFLDNGRVDTTIRGSHSDFEYDAFEYGIGPVDDTDRRQTTDEILFSTKVRKTFFDLWTPSFLVSVNDTELEGFDPTDELGEFRILTRVWRLEHQSDFTLFDVDTVTIGYEYEVQEGENAGNFDKQFWNNSVFFQNQIKLFESLHWTAGFRYDDYSTFGNNLTYRTTASYNMEKISTRLHGSWGKGFRAPSLNELFFPFFGNPNLNPEESKGWDFGVEKEILKEKLTMDVTYFKNDFTDLITAAIQSDGSFLAENVARAESEGIETRLTYKPYNKLSLTGTYTYTDTKDREKEQQLPRRPRNRGTLGMNAQPLEKLTINVTGIMVRGRIDSDGKEMDNYWTTDLATRYDITKVMTAYVRFENLFDYGYEEVTGFGSLGFTAYGGMEFKF, encoded by the coding sequence TTGAACACGATTTTATCAATTCTTATTTCCGAGGGGAAAGAGAGGATACAAATGAAATATGTATTTATCATGCTGATGATTATTTTAGCGCATAACTTTTATTGTAAAACTGCTTTAGCTGGAGAAATATCAGAACCTGTTCCAAGGAAACCTCTTTTGGAAGAAAGGTTTATTATTCGTATACCGGACAAGGAAGAAATACCCGCATTTGTGAAGGAAACAAAATCTGAAGAAGAGATAGAACTAAAAGAGGCAATGCATCCACAGCCAGAAGAAGAAAAAAACAGTCCGGAAGAGACTAAAAGAGAACCATTACCACCAGTTGCTGAAAATGAGCCGTTATCTCAGGATCAAACACCTTCACCGGAAATACCCAAAGACGATCTATCACCGGATGAACAAAATAAGGATAAAGAAGAGACGGTGATTACTCCGACAAGAACGAAACAGTTATTAAAAAATGTCGGCAGTTCTCTGTCTGTCGTTACACAAAAAGAGATTGAGAATAGCAAAGCACCACTATTAATCGATGTCCTGCGCCAACTACCAGGACTTGAAGTCACAAGAACACAGGGAATTGGAGGAACTACCAGTTTGTTCATACGGGGGGCATCCGCTGCCCAGACACTCGTCTTTGTCGATGGTGTTCAGATGAATAGCCCTACAACCGGGGCGTTTGACTTTGCAAACCTTACAACTGATAACATTGAACGGGTTGAAGTCCTGCGTGGCCCTCAAAGTACCTTGTACGGCTCGGAAGCCATCGGCGGCGTCATTAACATTATTACAAAAAAAGGCTCAGGTGATACCAAAGTTACTGTGGGGACAGAATACGGAATGCACGATTCCTTTAGAGAAACGATTCATATTTCCGGTGGAAAGGAAAAATTTGATTATTCAGCAGGTGCTTCCTATCTGAAAACCCATGGAATATCCGCTGCCAGCAGTGGAAGCGAAGAGGACGGTTACGATAATTTTACCGGTTCCTCACGTCTTGGGTGGAATTTCCTGGACAACGGAAGGGTTGATACAACGATACGGGGGTCTCACTCAGATTTTGAATACGATGCATTTGAATATGGAATTGGTCCGGTAGACGACACTGACCGGCGCCAGACAACAGATGAGATTCTTTTTTCGACGAAGGTTAGGAAAACGTTTTTTGACCTGTGGACACCTTCATTTCTCGTCTCAGTCAACGATACAGAACTGGAAGGCTTTGACCCTACTGACGAATTGGGCGAGTTTCGTATCCTTACGCGAGTATGGAGGCTGGAGCATCAATCCGACTTTACTCTGTTTGACGTCGATACGGTAACCATAGGCTATGAATATGAGGTACAGGAGGGTGAAAATGCCGGTAACTTTGATAAGCAGTTTTGGAACAACTCTGTGTTCTTCCAGAATCAAATCAAATTATTTGAATCGTTACATTGGACCGCAGGATTCCGTTACGATGATTACAGCACCTTTGGAAACAATCTTACGTATAGAACAACGGCATCATATAACATGGAGAAGATTAGTACCCGGCTTCATGGATCGTGGGGAAAGGGTTTTCGTGCGCCGAGTTTAAATGAACTTTTTTTCCCCTTCTTTGGTAATCCAAATCTCAATCCGGAAGAGAGTAAGGGCTGGGACTTTGGGGTGGAGAAAGAAATCCTCAAAGAGAAACTTACCATGGATGTTACGTATTTTAAGAATGATTTTACTGATTTGATTACGGCCGCGATACAATCTGACGGAAGTTTTTTGGCAGAAAACGTCGCCAGGGCAGAGTCAGAAGGAATTGAAACCCGCTTAACCTATAAACCTTACAACAAACTTTCATTAACGGGAACCTATACGTATACCGATACAAAGGATAGAGAGAAAGAGCAACAACTACCGCGCAGACCAAGAAACAGAGGAACCCTCGGGATGAATGCCCAACCCCTTGAGAAATTAACTATTAATGTAACCGGCATTATGGTGAGAGGCAGGATAGACAGTGATGGTAAGGAAATGGACAACTACTGGACCACTGATCTGGCAACTCGGTATGACATCACAAAGGTAATGACCGCGTATGTCAGGTTTGAAAACCTTTTTGATTACGGGTACGAAGAGGTAACAGGTTTTGGTTCCCTTGGTTTTACAGCGTACGGCGGAATGGAATTTAAGTTTTAA
- a CDS encoding energy transducer TonB — MITDRFSYHKIKSCNHGMIKGFILALFIHGILFFIGGKYFVTPVQYSVQSDYGSIDVDLLTAVSQSDTESAQSITSARKKPQEKPEAPAQPSVVTVQSSTPTTEKQQEPVKIMPQEEQVTLPQSNIDTAKSITSTIQKQQETANAMPRPSLGTIRTKSKPGYFRNQPPEYPQLAKQMSQEGLVILRVEIDKKGIPVQVEVEQSSGYPLLDQAALKAVKRWRFQPERIGDSPVKSVVAIPVRFRLEDSERRSH, encoded by the coding sequence ATGATAACTGATAGATTCAGCTACCACAAAATCAAATCCTGCAACCACGGTATGATTAAAGGATTTATCCTTGCACTATTCATTCATGGTATCTTATTTTTTATTGGCGGGAAGTATTTTGTTACGCCTGTTCAGTATAGCGTTCAATCAGACTATGGGAGCATTGACGTAGATCTGTTGACTGCCGTGTCACAATCAGACACGGAGTCAGCCCAATCCATTACATCTGCAAGGAAAAAACCTCAGGAAAAACCGGAGGCACCGGCACAGCCAAGTGTAGTTACGGTGCAATCCTCTACGCCCACAACAGAAAAACAGCAGGAACCAGTTAAAATTATGCCGCAGGAAGAGCAGGTGACACTGCCTCAATCAAATATAGATACAGCTAAATCCATTACTTCAACAATACAAAAACAGCAAGAAACAGCTAACGCTATGCCGCGTCCTTCTTTAGGAACGATCAGAACGAAAAGCAAACCCGGTTATTTCCGGAATCAACCACCGGAATATCCCCAACTTGCAAAGCAAATGAGTCAGGAAGGGCTCGTGATACTCAGGGTGGAGATAGATAAAAAAGGTATACCGGTTCAGGTTGAAGTTGAACAGAGTAGTGGCTATCCACTCCTTGATCAGGCGGCTTTAAAGGCAGTTAAGCGTTGGAGATTTCAACCTGAACGGATAGGAGACTCACCTGTTAAATCCGTGGTGGCAATCCCTGTTAGATTTCGCCTGGAAGATTCAGAAAGAAGATCTCACTGA
- a CDS encoding ExbD/TolR family protein → MKIPLPTTRRKARIEIIPLIDVIFFLLATFVMVSLSMVKNQGISVNLPSAATGTPQERETAVTITVTKSGDVYLNQEKLAPGLLLLRLKQLKTENPDMRVFINGDKEAYFGNAIQILDEVRSSGITKVAIQTKQGDPLQK, encoded by the coding sequence ATGAAGATACCACTACCAACAACCAGACGGAAGGCAAGGATAGAAATCATTCCGCTTATTGATGTTATATTTTTTCTTTTGGCAACCTTTGTAATGGTTTCTCTTTCAATGGTCAAGAATCAGGGCATCAGTGTGAATTTGCCCTCCGCCGCTACAGGTACCCCTCAAGAGCGCGAGACAGCAGTAACCATCACCGTCACAAAGTCAGGAGATGTATACCTCAATCAAGAAAAACTGGCTCCAGGTCTATTACTCCTGCGCTTGAAACAGTTAAAGACGGAAAATCCCGACATGAGGGTTTTTATCAATGGGGACAAAGAAGCCTATTTTGGCAATGCAATTCAAATACTTGACGAGGTAAGGTCTTCTGGAATCACGAAAGTCGCCATTCAGACAAAGCAGGGAGACCCTTTGCAAAAATGA
- a CDS encoding MotA/TolQ/ExbB proton channel family protein, with product MWPILVASLAALTVIIERIAFLIREKKSRYPETVGKIFSEVERGKIEEAIQAGEGCNDFVAVTLVYGLRHRHKAFSNALLQAANKELKRFNRGLPVLDTIITLAPLLGLFGTVTGMIQAFGLLGGRELESPTVITGGIAEALIATAYGLITAIVALIPFNYLNARLEEARHKIEDATTHLELLLLKQDKNL from the coding sequence ATGTGGCCTATCCTCGTTGCGTCTTTGGCAGCCCTAACCGTAATTATAGAGCGGATTGCATTTCTTATCCGTGAAAAAAAATCAAGGTATCCGGAAACGGTAGGAAAGATATTTTCTGAAGTTGAGAGAGGAAAAATTGAAGAAGCGATTCAGGCAGGAGAAGGATGCAATGATTTTGTTGCCGTCACTCTTGTTTACGGACTTCGCCACCGTCACAAGGCATTTTCAAACGCCCTTTTGCAGGCTGCAAATAAGGAACTTAAGCGTTTTAACCGGGGGCTTCCGGTGCTTGACACCATTATTACCCTTGCGCCGCTCCTTGGTCTTTTTGGTACGGTGACCGGCATGATACAAGCCTTTGGTCTTTTGGGCGGCAGGGAGCTTGAGTCTCCCACGGTTATCACCGGTGGCATTGCCGAGGCCTTAATTGCCACTGCATACGGCCTAATCACTGCTATTGTCGCGCTTATTCCTTTTAATTATCTCAATGCACGCCTTGAAGAAGCCAGGCATAAAATTGAGGATGCCACCACGCATCTCGAACTTTTGCTATTAAAGCAGGACAAAAATCTATGA